The genomic segment ATTTCATCGCATTCGTACGGGATCAACATGGCAAAACAGGCAAGCAGAAAGCCAGCCTGATCCTTGCTGACGGAACGGTATACGAACACAGCGGTCAGGTGGAAGTCGCTAGTGGAAACATTGATAAAAACACCGGCAGTATAACCCTGAAAGCAAGCTTCCCGAATCCGAATAAGGTATTGCGTTCGGGCGGTTCGGCCAAGGTGGTATTGACAAAGAAACATGAGGATGTGCTGCTGGTTCCGATGGCAGCGGTTAAAGATATTCAAGACCGGTACTTTGTTTATGTCATTGGAGAAAAAAACAAAGTGGCCATGAAACAGATCGAAATCGCCGGCAATACGGCCAACGAATACCTGCTTAAATCTGGACTAACGGCAGGAGAAAAAATCGTAATGAACAGAATTGATGTACTCAATGATGGAATGCAGGTGCAGCCAAGCAAAGTACATATAAAACCGTAACCCGGTTTGGATTTTATCTGTAGTAAGCATAAGCGGCTAAACAAGATCCATTCTGTATTTGAGATCCTATAAAATTTAAAATAAAATGCTGAAAAAATTTATTGACAGGCCAGTGCTGGCGACTGTTATATCGATCATATTTGTTATACTCGGGATAATCGGGCTTTTGCGGTTACCTCAAACAAGGTTTCCCGACATTGCCCCGCCCACAGTGCAGGTGACCGGCAGTTACCCCGGCGGTAACAGTGAGACCGTATTACGCTCGGTCGTCACACCACTCGAAGAACAAATCAATGGCGTGGAGGATATGGAGTATATCACATCTACGGCAAGCAATGATGGTACCTTCTCAGTCCGCATTGTATTTAAAGCAGGAGTGAATCCGGATCAGGCGGCAGTGAACGTCCAGAACCGTGTACAACAGGCCACGCCCATTTTACCACAGGAAGTGGTACGCATGGGACTTACAACCTCCAAGCAGCAGAACAGCATGATCATGATCTTTAATATCTATACGGTCGATAATAAGAAATATGATGAACTGTTTTTGCAAAACTATGTTAACATCAACTTGATTCCGCAGATCAAAAGGGTACCGGGTGTAGGCCAGGCAATGGTCTTCGGTTCCAAGGATTATTCCATGCGGGTATGGTTGAATCCGCAAAAAATGGCGAACTACAGTCTTGTACCTCAGGAAGTGATCGCTGCCATATCAAAGCAGAGCCTCGAATCTGCGCCCGGCAAACTGGGTGAGGAATCCGATGCACCCCTTGAATATGTAATTCGATATAAAGGAAAAAAGAATCTGCCAGAACAGTACGAAAATATCATCGTTAAAAATGATGATGTTCAGATCGTCAGGCTCAAAGACGTCGCCCGAATAGAATTTGGTTCGATAAGTTATAGCGGTAATTCGCAAAACAACGGTTTGAATACTGTAACGATCGGTATCTTCCAGACATCGGGTTCCAATGCCAACGAAATCGAAATCGGAATTGACAGACAGATTGAAATCGCGGCTCGTTCTTTCCCGCCCGGAATCAAAATTTTTAAGCTGGTCAGTACCAAAGAGCGTCTGGATGAAAGTACTGCTCAGGTCCGCTCGACGTTGATCGAAGCCTTTGTCCTGGTCTTTTTGGTGGTATTCCTGTTTTTACAGGACTTGCGGTCTACGATCATTCCTGCCATAGCAGTACCAGTCGCTATTGTGGGTACCTTTTTCTTCCTGCTGGCCTTTGGTTTTACGATCAATATTTTAACTCTTTTTGCATTGGTATTGGCTATCGGTATCGTCGTCGATGACGCGATCGTCGTTGTCGAAGCCGTTCATGGCAAGATGGAGACCTCTAGTATGACGGGCAACCAGGCGACACACAGCGCCATGAGTGAAATCACGGGAGCTGTTATTTCCATCACCTTGGTTATGTGCGCCGTGTTCATTCCGATTGGTTTCATGACCGGTTCATCCGGAATGTTTTACAAGCAATTTGCCTATACCTTGGTGATTGCAATCGTCATTTCGGCCATAAACGCGCTGACGCTGACACCCGCATTATGTGCTTTACTGCTCAAAAATACGCATGCCGAAAATCACGGAGAACAATCACGGAAGTCCGGATTCTCGCAACGGTTTTTCACAGCATTCAATGCCGGATTTGAAAATATGACCAACCGGTATGTGGGTTCGCTAAAATTCCTTGTGAAGAAAAAATGGATTGCAGCCCTTCTGATTATTGCTA from the Sphingobacterium thalpophilum genome contains:
- a CDS encoding efflux RND transporter permease subunit, with amino-acid sequence MLKKFIDRPVLATVISIIFVILGIIGLLRLPQTRFPDIAPPTVQVTGSYPGGNSETVLRSVVTPLEEQINGVEDMEYITSTASNDGTFSVRIVFKAGVNPDQAAVNVQNRVQQATPILPQEVVRMGLTTSKQQNSMIMIFNIYTVDNKKYDELFLQNYVNINLIPQIKRVPGVGQAMVFGSKDYSMRVWLNPQKMANYSLVPQEVIAAISKQSLESAPGKLGEESDAPLEYVIRYKGKKNLPEQYENIIVKNDDVQIVRLKDVARIEFGSISYSGNSQNNGLNTVTIGIFQTSGSNANEIEIGIDRQIEIAARSFPPGIKIFKLVSTKERLDESTAQVRSTLIEAFVLVFLVVFLFLQDLRSTIIPAIAVPVAIVGTFFFLLAFGFTINILTLFALVLAIGIVVDDAIVVVEAVHGKMETSSMTGNQATHSAMSEITGAVISITLVMCAVFIPIGFMTGSSGMFYKQFAYTLVIAIVISAINALTLTPALCALLLKNTHAENHGEQSRKSGFSQRFFTAFNAGFENMTNRYVGSLKFLVKKKWIAALLIIATIGIAGYLMTSTSKSFVPMEDDNFVVYSLEMPPGTGLDRTTKAVEKIEKLLAGIPSIESHTSITGFNMIGNNSSAAYATGFIRLKDKKKRGDMHDIDQIHQLISQKLATVKEGTAMAFRSPPVDGYGMMNGAELVLQDRAGKSPVELKAMSDSVIAKIMQQPGVQFAYTMFRADYPQMELEVDEDKAAQLGVDVSEMLSSVQTYFAGDQSLNFNRFGKFYRIAVKADGIYRTDKEAFNEIFVKNNRGEMLPVNTLVTLRKVYGPESVTRYNLYNSLTINVVSNPGISNGAIMETLEKNVLNKLPGDYSYEWTGLSLEEKSSGNQTMLILTLSLLFVYFLLSAQYESYLLPLAVLLSIPTGIIGSFLGTRAIGLDNNIYVQVGLIMLIGLLAKNAILIVEFALQRRRAGSSLIDSALEGARARLRPILMTSLAFIAGMVPLMFATGGTATGNHSISTGAAMGMLSGVVLGVIIIPILYLVFQYLQEKVSRKKNADHTHE